One part of the Rutidosis leptorrhynchoides isolate AG116_Rl617_1_P2 chromosome 1, CSIRO_AGI_Rlap_v1, whole genome shotgun sequence genome encodes these proteins:
- the LOC139842787 gene encoding ethylene-responsive transcription factor ERF016-like, which yields MVRPTSGGGGRTEKKEGKFKGVRMRKWGKWVAEVRQPNSRDRIWLGSYDTAEEAARAYDAALFCLRGPSALINFPMHPPDIPVTAELSPSQIQVAASRHARGLSTDTSRMTGELFREYESTNTMTYFPVEEENGGGGGDDNGGGSVVFETQRLWAY from the coding sequence atgGTGAGACCTACATCAGGTGGCGGTGGTAGAACGGAAAAAAAGGAGGGAAAATTCAAAGGTGTACGGATGCGAAAATGGGGGAAGTGGGTGGCTGAAGTACGGCAACCAAACAGTCGTGACAGAATTTGGTTAGGATCGTATGATACGGCGGAAGAAGCTGCAAGAGCATATGACGCCGCACTTTTCTGCTTACGTGGACCATCTGCGCTAATTaattttccgatgcatccgccGGATATTCCGGTGACGGCTGAACTATCGCCGTCGCAGATACAAGTGGCGGCGTCACGTCATGCACGTGGGCTTTCCACGGATACGTCGAGGATGACGGGGGAGTTGTTTAGAGAGTATGAGAGTACGAATACGATGACGTATTTTCCGGTGGAGGAAGaaaatggtggtggcggtggagatgATAACGGTGGTGGGAGTGTGGTGTTTGAGACGCAACGTTTGTGGGCGTATTGA